GAATGAATACTATGTACTCGTACCACGTATCCtgtcatatttttatagagtAATAACGAAAAACAGAAGTAAGCGGAGAAATGCTTGTTTGAAGAATCGATTCAATTCTATTCGtcgaaacaatgaaaatgGATTGGCGCGTAAAAaagttttgttttttctttgccAATAGCTCTTCCTTTTTGAATTTatgaaatgtacaaaatatagaaGGGAAAATGAGAATAGAGAAAATTTGGTGAGATTGAAGAGCTaggatatagaaaataaaaccaaaagtAAAAGGTTCTATTTCCGATGTTTAAATCATCATTTAAGGATAATACTTATTTGTTAACTATATGAGATACagcgaaaaaaatataacaataaattctaTAGACGCCGGACATTTATTAGCAAAtagcgataaataaatatgaagtaAAAGTGATTGAACTTGATGTAAAATCTTTTTCATGATTTTGATGTATAGTATCGattgtaaaaaaaagagaataacaCTGCTTTTTATTAACACGTTCCATATAGAAAGCACAACGTTCGGGTCAGTGGAACCAGTGTCTGACCCAAACTGGTTATTACTACTGCAGACGTTCTACTCATCTGTGTCAGTGTTTCTCAAACGGAGGATGTTCtcgtaatatacaatttatgtaattatcatttttcaaCCATTAcacgataataatatatatataatatagcgtACTTATcacataaatgaaaattaaatttaaaatggaatttttattctcaGCTTAATACCCGAACAAAAGTTTCTTACACATAGAAGTGTGGTTTTCTTACGATAAAATTAACTACACTTCCCAAGAAGTGTAATTGACTCCAATTTCGCTTTTAATACGTGGAGATAAGATATTCGCGGAAAAGTAGAGGGATTACCTCTATGAGAAAGTAAACACTGACTATGAATAGCGCATAATGGATGACAGAGTTGTTGTCATATCGCAACGAGCCGACACGTAATTAAACTGTCAACGCAGGGTGCAATAAGTAATTAATTGTTGCAAGGCTGCATTACCATGATTAATTCGAATTACCGCATTAGCCCTCGTTACATATACGtagataaataaacaaaaagcaAGAACATGTGTTGCATAAAATGCATTCATTATCGATGTTAAAATACCAAAAGATTCCATCCACGAAAAAGAGATTAGAAATGCAGAAAGATGTTGAAGAATATTATTTGCTTTTCGTATGCGTTTCGCAAAGAAGATTCTGTCAAAAAAGAATAGTTCAATAATagcttctcttcttctttgtaGGATTTGTCGGAAACTCTTAAAATTTAGCAACAATTTCAAGCATCGTCCATTGATTAATGTGACGCTCCAAATTTTGTTAAACCCATTGATGCAGAAATGTGACATGCAAAAAGGATCAGTGGGATTTTATGATttatgtattatgttatgCAAGCATGCAATGAATTTTCGCAAAGGATGCAGTATCAGTAGATAGAGATTAAAGTAAAGAAAATGGCATGAAATAAATAGAGAGCAACGAAGTCTGAGCAAAATGTGCAGACATAATTTCtcgaaatattgaatttattttaccaAGTGCTTTGTCCCCCTCGACAGCAGACGTGattcgtattttatattatccgaAAAGCTTTCCGTGGAAAGTTTCAATCGTCTTGATGAAAACAGTTACAAACCGACACGCACGTGTTTCGATACCACATGGAGAAACAAACTCTGTTAGTTAGATGTGAATAATGCACAAATACCTGTTTACCGACCATTTTGACAAGTGGTTTTATCCCCTGTGTTTCCGTTAATGATGGTCTGCTCTTCGTCTTTCACGAATTTTATCAGGAACATCGTGAGTGCCCCTACTATTGGTGGAATACCCGCTAAGAAAAAGGGTATGTCATAGCTACCTGCGTAAATCAAAAAATAAAGAGCaaattagatatatttttcagtaagtaagtaatagaattttttaaacatttatattacaaaatttaacatGTCGACAattattttgtgaaatatttattctattgtCAAGccttcgttatatttttaaagtcgACTTAAATTACTTTCTATAGAAAAATCTCAAAGATAAATATCAAATCGATTTctgattgaaatattaatttggaattttgttaaaaaaaacgAACTCTAAATCGCTAATTCGAAATTCCGATAAAGTAACAGATAGTATGaaatcttaattaattatgtgACGTAATTAATTACCGGTATGATCATACAGAAGACCAGCAATGGGCGGTCCGACGGTTAAAGGTATAGAACACATGCCTAATAGGAATCCTATGGCTTGTGTCGCTTCTTCTCGACCGCATATATCAAACGCAATAGGACCCAAAAGGGATATGAAGCAGCCATCGAATAATCCCATTGCCAAAGAGATAATTAGTAAAACCATGTAGGAATTCGTAACGGGGAGAAGCATTGTAAGAACACCGATACTAAGGAACGATATCTAAAATCATtcgaaacaaatgaaaaactttaaagtaaataaaacgaatgaaGCTTTTTAATTCCCGAATCGGTAAAAGATTCTCTTTAAAAAGGTACTTTGgtattttggaaaatattaggtgtatatatatttgtacttGTACACATGAAAAAGTGAAACAACAAActtgaacaaattttttcaGGAAACgggaaaaatatttggaaCCTTACAAAGACGTTATTTAGATTCTTTAGAATTACATGAAAACTCATTTAGACAGGTACTAAATAATTTCCCATTTTTAGTCCTTCAAATCCCTCTTTGACGGTTTTCATGTTCTTTTAACTGAATTGTTTCAATTCCACACACTtttatgtttaaatatatgtgcgatatattatacgtatatgtaataattcatttatgtatatatatatatatattcttttcatttataaaaattgttctccAGAAACGatttgttcaaaattattcgattGAAAAGAAGTGAACGATTTACCTGTTGCAACAATATTCTGTTCACCTTCGGCAAGTCAGCGATATATCCGAAGACAAGTCGACCTATACCGGAAGTAATACCGATGCACATAATCGGCAGCTTTTTATCCGAGCCCTTAAACACCGTCTCGACAAATTTCCCGATGTGAACATACGGGACGAAATATCTGAAAGGAACGTTCTCATTGATCAGACCACTCGTGTCACTTAATACTCGTCACTTTATACGCTTTCGCCGTGGTCGTTTCTTTCGACGATGGCTTGAATTACAAGCCACATGTAACTTGACTGTCGTTAGGAAACTAGTTTCCTTTCGCAAACGCGTTCGTTAACCAACTTGTCGTCGGTTTTCCGCGCCGACTGCAATTTAACTGACAACCTCGATCGTCTCAATGTTAACGAGTGGTCGCGTATCAATAATCAAAGCTAATGGTTTAACAACGAGGAAAAGAACGAAGCCGCCGACAAAAGACACGCGAGCTAAGCCGATCAAGGATCGCTGCTTGCGTTACGGCGAAAGTGTTCGTacatattcaaataattcctCGTTGATCTAATATACTAACCCGAACAAAGCGAGAGGGATCGAACTAGCCCATACCACGTATCGTTTTCTCTTCCAAATCGAGACGTTCACAACTTGTTTCAGACAGCTTTTGAAGCCCGATTTGGATTTTAGTTGATCCCGCGGCACCGAGGTAACTGCAAGAATCGTGATAAAAAAGAGTTACGATGATCTTCgattttcgattaatttagctacactattttttaaatcacgagggaaactgaaattttgttatcaTTCTCCTTGCGCCATCGCAAGTTGTTCTCTTTCGATTTAGTATATCTactcgttatttcgtaatagcCTCTATGATAAAACATTGCTTGAGAGATTGAAAGAACGCGTAGAAGAACTTCAAACATTTCAACGTATCtcaaagaatgaaaaaattctaGATTGGACATCATAACTAAGAAGGACAGAATCGATAAGAAAATTTCCATTCCAAAGACGTTAAAGGTATAACGCAAGTGTAATACAAGTATGAAATTCGAAgacgaaaatataaagaatagcAGGAATTAAGACTTACGTGGAATCGGTTTGAAGAGAATAGCGCAAGCCATGACAATCGCAGTGAGCATAGCTAAAAATCTTAACGTCCCTTCCAAACCGAAAAGGAGAAGTATGACTTCGATTAAGTATGGCATAAGGGTGGTAAATACAGAGCTTCCAGCCGTGACGATACCATTGACCACACCCAAGTACCTCTTAAAATAATGGCCCAAGATCGCTAGACTCGGTGTATAGGCAAGACTAGCACCAAGTCCGTACATCACTCCATAAGTCAAATATAGTAATGTCACCTGAAGCACAGCGATTCTAAAAATAACTCGAGTCGATTATGACAACGAGAAGAACAGGATGTAACATGGTGGATAACGTATCTTCGTGCAAATTGTTTTACGATgttctctttttattcttatcgTGATCagctttttcaattaaatatagtTAATGACTCGTTTCGTCTAAATGACA
This DNA window, taken from Bombus fervidus isolate BK054 chromosome 14, iyBomFerv1, whole genome shotgun sequence, encodes the following:
- the Kar gene encoding monocarboxylate transporter 10-like protein kar isoform X4 gives rise to the protein MTIAENTESKRTDSTNVSNINNEVLERISLNEDSQRPEEASNSSTEGNPLLETDGKNSSVKIDVSIVKSNRTDKDEDDRASMNASRKDADDRNVIVPPDGGLRAWMVMIGSFIINGVLFSVINTYSSIYLELQRRLLESGETGASSKAALVGSLTIGTTFFLSPISGILTDKIGIQMTTFLGGAIASSGMLLSSIFSSKVTLLYLTYGVMYGLGASLAYTPSLAILGHYFKRYLGVVNGIVTAGSSVFTTLMPYLIEVILLLFGLEGTLRFLAMLTAIVMACAILFKPIPLTSVPRDQLKSKSGFKSCLKQVVNVSIWKRKRYVVWASSIPLALFGYFVPYVHIGKFVETVFKGSDKKLPIMCIGITSGIGRLVFGYIADLPKVNRILLQQISFLSIGVLTMLLPVTNSYMVLLIISLAMGLFDGCFISLLGPIAFDICGREEATQAIGFLLGMCSIPLTVGPPIAGLLYDHTGSYDIPFFLAGIPPIVGALTMFLIKFVKDEEQTIINGNTGDKTTCQNGR
- the Kar gene encoding monocarboxylate transporter 10-like protein kar isoform X2 — translated: MTIAENTESKRTDSTNVSNINNEVLERISLNEDSQRPEEASNSSTEGNPLLETDGKNSSVKIDVSIVKSNRTDKDEDDRASMNASRKDADDRNVIVPPDGGLRAWMVMIGSFIINGVLFSVINTYSSIYLELQRRLLESGETGASSKAALVGSLTIGTTFFLSPISGILTDKIGIQMTTFLGGAIASSGMLLSSIFSSKVTLLYLTYGVMYGLGASLAYTPSLAILGHYFKRYLGVVNGIVTAGSSVFTTLMPYLIEVILLLFGLEGTLRFLAMLTAIVMACAILFKPIPLTSVPRDQLKSKSGFKSCLKQVVNVSIWKRKRYVVWASSIPLALFGYFVPYVHIGKFVETVFKGSDKKLPIMCIGITSGIGRLVFGYIADLPKVNRILLQQISFLSIGVLTMLLPVTNSYMVLLIISLAMGLFDGCFISLLGPIAFDICGREEATQAIGFLLGMCSIPLTVGPPIAGLLYDHTGSYDIPFFLAGIPPIVGALTMFLIKFVKDEEQTIINGNTGDKTTCQNETCSEANSGLISTKQTTQTRLLILLELHCGISEMGYNNVIEASIRQHYSKYYPAKTLINLF
- the Kar gene encoding monocarboxylate transporter 10-like protein kar isoform X1, encoding MTIAENTESKRTDSTNVSNINNEVLERISLNEDSQRPEEASNSSTEGNPLLETDGKNSSVKIDVSIVKSNRTDKDEDDRASMNASRKDADDRNVIVPPDGGLRAWMVMIGSFIINGVLFSVINTYSSIYLELQRRLLESGETGASSKAALVGSLTIGTTFFLSPISGILTDKIGIQMTTFLGGAIASSGMLLSSIFSSKVTLLYLTYGVMYGLGASLAYTPSLAILGHYFKRYLGVVNGIVTAGSSVFTTLMPYLIEVILLLFGLEGTLRFLAMLTAIVMACAILFKPIPLTSVPRDQLKSKSGFKSCLKQVVNVSIWKRKRYVVWASSIPLALFGYFVPYVHIGKFVETVFKGSDKKLPIMCIGITSGIGRLVFGYIADLPKVNRILLQQISFLSIGVLTMLLPVTNSYMVLLIISLAMGLFDGCFISLLGPIAFDICGREEATQAIGFLLGMCSIPLTVGPPIAGLLYDHTGSYDIPFFLAGIPPIVGALTMFLIKFVKDEEQTIINGNTGDKTTCQNGSSGIHFLSPYLVTTLKHEQSNWKMTRSGVHSHRSSECYGFHEDTVCQDHEIGYLGRYERSESMPLLHRENRPASGRFQRMLQSSILITC
- the Kar gene encoding monocarboxylate transporter 10-like protein kar isoform X3, translated to MTIAENTESKRTDSTNVSNINNEVLERISLNEDSQRPEEASNSSTEGNPLLETDGKNSSVKIDVSIVKSNRTDKDEDDRASMNASRKDADDRNVIVPPDGGLRAWMVMIGSFIINGVLFSVINTYSSIYLELQRRLLESGETGASSKAALVGSLTIGTTFFLSPISGILTDKIGIQMTTFLGGAIASSGMLLSSIFSSKVTLLYLTYGVMYGLGASLAYTPSLAILGHYFKRYLGVVNGIVTAGSSVFTTLMPYLIEVILLLFGLEGTLRFLAMLTAIVMACAILFKPIPLTSVPRDQLKSKSGFKSCLKQVVNVSIWKRKRYVVWASSIPLALFGYFVPYVHIGKFVETVFKGSDKKLPIMCIGITSGIGRLVFGYIADLPKVNRILLQQISFLSIGVLTMLLPVTNSYMVLLIISLAMGLFDGCFISLLGPIAFDICGREEATQAIGFLLGMCSIPLTVGPPIAGLLYDHTGSYDIPFFLAGIPPIVGALTMFLIKFVKDEEQTIINGNTGDKTTCQNDNSDQASITR